The following proteins are co-located in the Pseudoalteromonas sp. N1230-9 genome:
- a CDS encoding diguanylate cyclase domain-containing protein, whose amino-acid sequence MSLKLKLTLLLSSLFLVLLLNTSIVFYLDQEGRSKLNAVTRTHLIIDESELLYNDVISAETGQRGYLLTHDASYLAPYYSGIKESQSRLSELNNLTVSNKKQQQQLSDIRLLVEQKFAELALTIELAQQNTDASIKKAISVVQSDQGKIIMDQISEKISTFQDDERQRLDIERKEFRHNRKVITFIVSIQIPLFILLSVLCAVYIRNKLFKPLNLLITNTEKLERGEKPDTTHYTAHDEIGHLLKRFYRMSKIIHKKTAKLTFQANHDHLTGLLNRTELESQLIDAINLCTEDSKVAVIFIDINKFKELNDHYGHAVSDDILKETAKRISSSTRADDDIYRYGGDEFIVIMHNTAKTSHVEAMIAHLIAQFKRPFEVANQRIEVSLSIGVSIAPDHSCDALQLIKNADTAMYKAKTTANKTYFFYQSNDEN is encoded by the coding sequence ATGTCACTAAAACTAAAGCTAACTCTGTTACTCTCATCACTGTTTTTAGTGTTATTACTAAATACTTCCATCGTGTTTTATCTCGATCAAGAAGGCCGCTCAAAACTTAACGCTGTTACTCGCACCCACTTAATTATTGATGAATCGGAGCTACTGTATAATGATGTAATTAGTGCTGAAACAGGCCAGCGTGGCTATTTACTCACCCATGATGCAAGTTACCTTGCTCCCTATTATTCTGGAATAAAAGAAAGCCAATCTCGACTATCTGAACTTAATAACCTCACTGTAAGTAATAAAAAACAACAACAGCAACTAAGTGATATTCGCTTACTTGTTGAACAAAAATTCGCTGAACTTGCACTAACAATAGAGCTTGCGCAACAAAATACCGATGCCTCAATAAAAAAAGCAATATCCGTCGTTCAAAGTGATCAGGGAAAAATAATAATGGATCAAATAAGTGAAAAAATAAGCACTTTTCAAGATGACGAAAGACAGCGCCTCGATATCGAACGAAAAGAGTTTAGACACAACAGAAAAGTAATCACCTTTATTGTGTCTATCCAGATCCCGCTATTTATTTTGCTTTCTGTTTTGTGTGCTGTGTATATCAGAAATAAGTTGTTTAAACCGCTTAATCTATTAATTACCAATACTGAGAAGCTAGAGCGAGGAGAAAAACCAGATACTACACATTACACTGCCCATGATGAAATTGGCCATTTACTTAAGCGGTTTTACCGAATGAGCAAGATCATTCATAAAAAAACGGCAAAGCTCACCTTTCAGGCTAATCACGATCATTTAACAGGGCTACTTAATCGAACAGAATTAGAGTCACAACTCATTGATGCTATCAATTTATGTACTGAAGATAGTAAAGTTGCTGTTATTTTTATTGATATAAATAAGTTTAAAGAATTAAACGATCATTACGGTCATGCAGTGAGTGATGATATTTTAAAAGAAACGGCAAAGCGGATCAGTTCATCAACCCGTGCAGACGATGATATATACCGCTACGGCGGAGATGAATTTATCGTTATTATGCATAACACAGCCAAAACATCCCATGTTGAAGCGATGATCGCTCATTTAATTGCGCAATTTAAACGACCATTTGAAGTCGCAAATCAGCGTATTGAAGTTTCTTTGAGTATTGGGGTATCAATCGCTCCAGATCATAGTTGTGATGCACTACAATTAATAAAAAATGCTGACACCGCAATGTACAAGGCAAAAACAACAGCTAATAA
- a CDS encoding Y-family DNA polymerase — MYALVDAAAFYASAEKVFDPSIRYKPVVVLTNNDGCICAVCPIARKLNIPNFAPYFKVKNFLAKNNVVVRSSNYELYADLSERMMTVISRFSDTHHVYSIDESFLKFTGFSSLITDWHAYGQQIRRTVWRETSLPVGIGFGTTPTLAKAANYAAKKLPGFKGVAVINDETSRKQILSQMDVRHVWGVGSRLAKKFKLMGIETALQLADQSPKKMRRLFSVVVERTVSELNGVACLNWDEVKQGKKEVFSTRSFGERVTDINTLRAALSAHAAIVGRKLRRQGSITKRIVVFAASSPHDNEYYKKSIIFDFPAATADTLEITKAASLILEKIYKENVHFYRCGVGAIELECSANKQLDLFTEKQSKQVLMDCVDLINSRYGTGALQSGSECLTQKWNMRRAFLSPHYTTRWSDIPIINCG, encoded by the coding sequence ATGTATGCGCTAGTTGATGCCGCCGCTTTTTACGCAAGCGCAGAGAAAGTGTTTGATCCCTCCATCCGCTATAAACCGGTTGTTGTCCTAACGAACAACGATGGCTGTATTTGCGCCGTTTGCCCAATCGCTAGAAAGCTAAATATTCCAAACTTTGCACCTTATTTTAAAGTTAAAAATTTTTTAGCTAAAAATAATGTAGTGGTGCGTTCATCAAACTATGAATTATATGCCGATTTAAGTGAGCGTATGATGACAGTGATAAGCCGGTTTAGCGATACGCACCATGTTTACTCGATAGATGAGTCATTTTTAAAATTTACAGGGTTTAGTAGCCTGATTACTGATTGGCATGCTTATGGTCAGCAAATAAGGCGCACCGTATGGCGAGAAACAAGCTTGCCTGTTGGGATCGGGTTTGGCACAACGCCAACATTAGCTAAAGCTGCAAATTATGCGGCTAAAAAACTACCAGGTTTTAAAGGTGTGGCTGTTATCAATGACGAGACTTCACGTAAACAAATACTCAGTCAAATGGATGTAAGGCATGTATGGGGAGTCGGCTCTCGTTTAGCAAAAAAATTTAAACTGATGGGAATAGAAACAGCACTGCAACTTGCAGATCAAAGCCCCAAAAAAATGCGTAGGTTATTTAGTGTTGTTGTTGAGCGAACGGTGAGTGAATTAAATGGTGTGGCTTGTTTAAATTGGGATGAAGTGAAGCAAGGTAAAAAAGAGGTGTTTTCTACACGTAGTTTTGGTGAGCGAGTTACAGATATCAACACATTAAGAGCCGCATTAAGTGCGCACGCAGCAATTGTTGGTCGAAAACTAAGAAGGCAGGGCTCTATAACAAAGCGTATTGTGGTATTTGCTGCCAGCTCACCACATGATAATGAGTATTATAAAAAGTCTATAATATTTGATTTTCCTGCTGCTACAGCAGATACACTCGAAATCACAAAAGCAGCCTCATTAATATTAGAAAAAATATACAAAGAGAATGTGCATTTTTATCGCTGTGGAGTCGGGGCAATTGAGTTGGAATGCTCGGCAAATAAGCAGCTAGACTTATTTACTGAAAAGCAGTCTAAGCAAGTACTTATGGACTGTGTTGATTTAATTAATAGTCGGTACGGAACAGGTGCTTTACAATCAGGCAGTGAGTGTTTAACGCAGAAATGGAATATGCGCCGCGCATTTTTATCACCGCATTACACAACTAGGTGGTCTGATATTCCAATAATTAATTGTGGTTAA
- a CDS encoding LexA family protein → MFVIPIYIEAGITGFESPAAEYKELGLSLDELLIKHPHATFIGLASGHSMVDAKIFDKDLLIVDRSVAIQNGDIIVATYNGSFVCKIIDTNKRQLLSASDLYKPVSIYEDDQFKVEGVVTACIRTFKNNKSVSSLCMR, encoded by the coding sequence ATGTTTGTTATTCCTATCTATATTGAAGCAGGTATTACGGGTTTTGAGTCGCCTGCGGCAGAGTACAAAGAACTTGGCTTGTCGCTTGATGAGCTGCTTATTAAACATCCCCATGCAACCTTTATAGGTTTAGCATCAGGTCACTCAATGGTAGATGCAAAAATCTTTGATAAAGACTTATTAATCGTTGATAGGAGCGTGGCTATCCAAAATGGCGACATTATTGTTGCCACTTACAATGGCAGCTTTGTGTGCAAGATTATTGATACCAATAAACGGCAATTATTATCAGCCTCAGACTTATATAAGCCCGTATCAATTTATGAAGACGACCAGTTTAAAGTTGAGGGAGTTGTAACTGCTTGCATACGAACATTTAAAAATAACAAAAGCGTAAGCTCCTTATGTATGCGCTAG
- a CDS encoding ATP-binding protein — protein sequence MNFLRRFHDIVSDQTLCFEDKVQHILRFGLDVFALDFAIVSEVREQVYTVLHVVSPNNEIAVGTQFDLENTYCLHTLKANKALSFYHASKTHIAAHPCYINFQLESYIGAPIYVGSQVVGTVNFSAPQPSAPFTNEAHDYVELFAQWLGSEFARNNNAQKLIKKNYMLAQVEDVAKIGSWEFDLTTNRIYWSKQTRIIHEVAEDYTPNIETAINFYKQGESRRAIEKAVSDAIEHGVDWQNEVELVTAKGKTIWVSTFGEAEFNNGQCIRLIGTFQDITKEVLLREELKQQKADAERTLKDRSILLAKISHELRTPLNGITGMLTTLLYERSEQKREEKLKVALRSADILLNIINEVLDFTKINHGELQLEPSHFLLKTIFIDLVSLYTPLFEQKQLRFDTDINIDDECWTFCDNTRITQIVSNLLSNALKFTDDGHISIKATTTSEQDTVVLHLQVSDTGVGMTETFMKSLFSPFTQEVNKERKKGGTGLGLAIIKELIDYMGGTINVSSEYQKGSCFDIRLPLQKGTPQNQSNHSGSDVDLSSLALSILVVDDNQINRFVLSAFLEKMGLSADFACDGVDAINKCKQKHYNLIFMDCVMPLLDGLEATRQLRELAICPTDKTYIVALTANTSADDKAACKQAGMDMFISKPVKNIFIEQAILAAKEKFDL from the coding sequence TTGAACTTTTTACGTCGATTTCATGATATTGTTTCTGATCAGACTCTTTGTTTTGAAGATAAAGTTCAGCACATCTTACGATTTGGTTTAGATGTTTTTGCCCTCGATTTTGCTATTGTGAGTGAAGTCCGTGAACAGGTTTATACTGTATTACATGTGGTGTCTCCCAATAATGAAATTGCAGTGGGTACTCAATTTGATTTAGAAAATACATACTGCTTACATACACTTAAGGCTAATAAAGCGTTATCATTTTATCATGCGTCAAAAACACATATCGCAGCGCACCCTTGTTATATTAATTTTCAATTAGAGTCTTATATTGGTGCGCCTATTTATGTGGGAAGTCAGGTTGTGGGTACGGTTAATTTTTCTGCTCCCCAGCCATCAGCACCTTTTACAAATGAAGCGCATGACTATGTTGAACTTTTTGCTCAATGGCTGGGTAGTGAATTTGCGCGAAATAATAATGCTCAAAAGCTTATCAAAAAGAATTACATGCTGGCTCAAGTTGAAGATGTTGCCAAAATCGGCTCTTGGGAATTTGATTTAACAACCAATCGTATTTATTGGAGTAAACAAACACGCATAATTCATGAAGTAGCAGAAGATTATACGCCAAACATAGAGACAGCGATTAATTTTTATAAGCAAGGTGAAAGTCGACGCGCGATTGAAAAAGCCGTGTCAGATGCGATAGAGCATGGAGTTGATTGGCAAAACGAAGTTGAGCTTGTAACAGCGAAAGGTAAAACAATTTGGGTGTCGACCTTTGGTGAGGCTGAGTTTAATAATGGGCAATGTATTCGCCTAATTGGTACATTCCAAGATATCACTAAGGAAGTGCTACTACGCGAAGAGCTAAAACAGCAAAAGGCCGACGCTGAACGCACATTAAAAGACCGCAGTATCCTGCTTGCAAAAATAAGTCATGAATTAAGAACCCCTCTTAATGGTATTACAGGGATGCTGACAACCTTACTCTATGAAAGGTCAGAACAAAAGCGTGAAGAAAAGTTAAAAGTAGCATTGCGCAGTGCTGATATTTTATTGAATATTATTAATGAAGTACTGGATTTCACAAAAATAAATCATGGCGAGTTACAGTTAGAGCCAAGTCACTTCTTACTGAAAACCATTTTTATTGATTTAGTGTCGTTATATACCCCGTTGTTTGAACAAAAACAGCTTCGGTTTGATACAGACATTAATATTGATGATGAATGCTGGACGTTTTGCGACAACACGCGAATAACTCAAATAGTTTCAAATCTATTGAGTAATGCACTTAAGTTTACCGATGACGGTCATATTAGCATTAAAGCTACCACAACCTCAGAGCAAGATACTGTTGTACTTCACTTACAAGTAAGTGATACAGGGGTTGGTATGACAGAAACCTTTATGAAATCACTGTTTTCCCCGTTCACGCAAGAAGTAAATAAAGAGCGTAAAAAAGGAGGCACAGGGCTCGGGCTTGCTATTATAAAAGAGTTAATTGATTACATGGGTGGCACAATTAATGTGTCAAGTGAATATCAAAAAGGGAGCTGTTTTGATATTCGATTACCTTTGCAAAAAGGCACGCCACAAAATCAAAGTAACCATAGTGGCAGTGATGTTGATTTATCGTCATTAGCCTTATCGATACTGGTTGTTGATGATAACCAAATCAACCGTTTCGTGCTTTCGGCCTTTCTAGAAAAAATGGGTTTATCCGCTGATTTTGCCTGTGACGGCGTCGATGCAATTAATAAATGTAAGCAAAAACACTATAACTTAATTTTTATGGACTGTGTTATGCCATTGTTGGATGGCCTTGAAGCAACGCGCCAATTAAGAGAACTTGCTATATGTCCTACGGATAAAACCTATATTGTAGCCTTAACGGCAAATACCTCTGCTGATGATAAAGCAGCATGTAAACAAGCGGGTATGGACATGTTCATTTCTAAACCCGTTAAAAACATATTCATTGAACAGGCAATACTTGCTGCTAAAGAAAAGTTTGATTTATAA